A stretch of DNA from Acidobacteriota bacterium:
CACTCCACGAAGATACGGTCGAACTCCGCGCCACAGCCCGTACCCAGGCCCGGACTGGCGTTGAAATGGAAGCCCTCACCGCTGTTTCGATTGCCGCCCTGACCATCTATGACATGTGCAAGGCCGTTGATAAAACCATGCGGATTACCGACATCGTGTTGGAGAAAAAAACTGGAGGACGCTCGGATCTGGACAGAATAAAGAATGAAGAAACCTTTTAGGGAGTCGGATGGAAATATCATACCACCAGGGTTCAGGGTTCAGGGTTCAGGGTTCAGGGTAGGCTAATCCAACTTGAGCCGTAACCGCCGGTTTCCTGGTACTCATCTTGAGCGGAACCCGTTGCTTCATCGCCTCCCTGGATCATTGGGACTTTATTTTCTTCTGGGTCCCTTAGTGGTTAGGGACTGTAAAAAATCAACTTCCCGTTTTCGTTTGGGAATCAGGCATTTGGATTGAGCATCCTGAAAGGCTGCCGTTCGGATAGCCGGTCGGTTGCGAGGTTTTGGGAGCTACCACCGGGAACAGGTTCGTTCTCTCTAGTGCTCCCCGCTTTGCCCGCGCCCCTGCGGGGAGCAACAAGGGGGTAGCCTTTGGATCCGGTGGTAGGCCCAAAGCGGCCAACTGACCGGCTATCCGAACGGCAACGCTTCGCGGTGCAAAACCAAAACCTGGACGTGACAAAACGCCCGCACCCAAGGGATTTATTTTTTAACGCTCCCTAACCACTAACCACTAACCACTAACCACTTTCTTCATTCTTCATTCCCAGTCTTCCTCATCTTCCCACTCATCTTCATCCGGGTATTGAGGAAAGCTCTCGCCTTTACTTTCAACGATGCGGGGATATTTAGCGCGTTTGGCTTTGGGGGTGATGGCCACGACCTCGACCTCAAACTCGTGGTTATCACCGAAGTCAAAGACATAGAGAAATTTGTGATGAAGCGACAGCCCAAGTTTGCCCAGGATTGCTTCCTCAGCCGGGGGGGCATCGGGTCCAAAGGGGCTGTCAAACATAACTGGTGATCCTTGAAATTCAAACGACTCGTTTTTTGAATCGCCATCCAGGTGAAAGGCATACAAATGGTCGTTGTCCCACTCAAAGGCCGATTGAATTTCCAGGTGAAGATCCTCCAGCGTTTGCTCGGATTTGACCTCAATCACCCGATAGACGCCCTTGCCGAGATACCGATGATGGATTTTGAAGCTATATGTGCCCCCTTGATTTTCAAGCGGGATGGGCAGGTCGGCTTCCTGCATGATCTGACGGGCAAGAAATCGTGGGTAAAACGCTGAATCTTCCACGGCCATGACCTGGGCCCGGTCAATCACCGATTTGGGAACTGGCTGGTCCAAAATTGTGTGTGTGACGGACAAATGTTCGAGCGCCTGAGCCCGAATATCAGCCGATTCATGCCTGGTGAGATCCATAAGGTGTTGAAAGGCTAACTGGTCTTTGCGTTGGACGGCAGCGATTGACAGGCAGGAAAGGATCAGTTCCTGGCGTTGGGGCAGACCTTTGTCTCGCGGGCGCGCCAGGTTCAAAGCTTCAAGCAAGAATGGAAAATGACTGATGCCAGGTACTCTTACCAGGAGTTCCAGGAGGTTTTCCAATACCCGGTTGGCGCCATTGCCCCCGCGTTGAAGTACTTTCCGGTACAACTCTGGGATAAACTCGACTTCCCTTGGGGAAAGCGAATAGTTGTACAACGGAGGCAGGTTGTAGCTCGTGTACTTCATTTTTTGGGAAGCTGGTATCTTCGAAAGATCGTTGAAAAGCCTGGTAAATGCTTTGTGGCACTGGTCATCCGACGGTTTCTTCGGCTTCTCATCATGTGGGTGCATGAGTGCCAGTCGAAACAGCGATTTACCTGGGGAATTGAATCTACTCATAGAGGTGCTTGCCTTCCAATCAACAGTGGATCACTCGGCTTGAATCCTGGATGACTCGTTGGTGGAGTGATCTGGTACGGTTTGGGCAACCTGGACACAGTTGCGGCCTTCGTGTTTGGCTTGATAGAGTGCCTGATCGACAGCCTCAATCAACGATTCGGGCGAAAGGTCCAGCCGTGGCACCACGGTGGCAATGCCCTGGCTGA
This window harbors:
- a CDS encoding plasmid pRiA4b ORF-3 family protein; amino-acid sequence: MSRFNSPGKSLFRLALMHPHDEKPKKPSDDQCHKAFTRLFNDLSKIPASQKMKYTSYNLPPLYNYSLSPREVEFIPELYRKVLQRGGNGANRVLENLLELLVRVPGISHFPFLLEALNLARPRDKGLPQRQELILSCLSIAAVQRKDQLAFQHLMDLTRHESADIRAQALEHLSVTHTILDQPVPKSVIDRAQVMAVEDSAFYPRFLARQIMQEADLPIPLENQGGTYSFKIHHRYLGKGVYRVIEVKSEQTLEDLHLEIQSAFEWDNDHLYAFHLDGDSKNESFEFQGSPVMFDSPFGPDAPPAEEAILGKLGLSLHHKFLYVFDFGDNHEFEVEVVAITPKAKRAKYPRIVESKGESFPQYPDEDEWEDEEDWE